A portion of the Bacteroidota bacterium genome contains these proteins:
- a CDS encoding NAD(P)/FAD-dependent oxidoreductase translates to MDVAVIGGGAAGFFAAIHARLNHPAARVVLFEKSGKLLSKVRVSGGGRCNVTNGCTDVNELWKAYPRGGRRLKKAFNTFGTIDTRAWFESRGVPLYVQDDQRVFPVSDNSQSIIDCLLNEARRLGITIEKQTPVKYIKPDGEKLLLGCGKPEAVPRTFDRVVVATGGAPTKRGLTWLSALGHTIASPLPSLFTFNMPKDPVTRLMGVVADPATAAIQGTRLSASGPILITHWGMSGPAILKLSAFGARELAGMDYQFNAQINWVHEKNQAAVMEHVTAYAMAHPKKMLANGRLFDLPAALWKFLIEKAGIPADRRWGDTGRKLHNRLVNVLTNDVYPVRGKTTFKEEFVTCGGVSLDSIDLATMQSKVCKNLYFAGEVLDIDAITGGYNFQAAWTTGFIAGKLG, encoded by the coding sequence ATGGATGTAGCTGTTATCGGCGGGGGGGCAGCCGGCTTTTTTGCTGCCATCCACGCCCGCCTAAACCATCCTGCTGCCCGTGTTGTACTGTTCGAGAAATCAGGCAAACTCTTGTCTAAAGTACGCGTTTCAGGCGGCGGGCGTTGTAACGTGACCAACGGCTGTACGGACGTAAACGAGCTTTGGAAAGCCTACCCACGGGGTGGGCGTCGGCTTAAAAAGGCGTTCAACACGTTTGGTACAATTGATACCCGCGCCTGGTTTGAGTCACGTGGTGTGCCGCTTTACGTGCAGGATGATCAGCGCGTTTTTCCGGTTTCAGACAACTCGCAAAGTATAATAGATTGCCTGCTCAATGAAGCGCGCCGGCTTGGCATTACAATCGAAAAGCAAACCCCTGTTAAATACATCAAACCAGATGGAGAAAAGCTGTTACTCGGCTGTGGCAAGCCAGAGGCGGTGCCGCGTACGTTTGATCGTGTGGTAGTTGCAACCGGTGGTGCTCCCACCAAGCGTGGATTGACCTGGTTGTCTGCGTTGGGGCATACGATTGCTTCGCCGCTGCCTTCGCTGTTCACGTTTAACATGCCCAAAGACCCCGTCACCCGTCTGATGGGTGTGGTGGCTGATCCTGCAACAGCTGCAATCCAGGGCACGCGCCTGTCTGCTTCGGGGCCGATCCTGATTACCCATTGGGGCATGAGTGGCCCGGCCATTTTGAAGCTCTCAGCCTTTGGTGCGCGCGAACTTGCCGGCATGGATTATCAGTTTAATGCGCAAATAAACTGGGTACACGAGAAAAACCAGGCTGCTGTAATGGAGCACGTAACCGCATACGCGATGGCGCATCCGAAAAAAATGCTTGCCAACGGCCGGCTGTTTGATTTGCCTGCTGCGCTTTGGAAGTTTCTAATCGAAAAAGCAGGCATACCCGCAGATCGGCGATGGGGCGATACGGGGCGTAAATTGCACAATCGCCTGGTGAACGTGCTTACCAACGATGTGTATCCAGTGCGGGGTAAAACCACATTCAAAGAGGAATTTGTGACTTGTGGGGGCGTGAGTCTGGACAGCATAGACCTGGCTACAATGCAGAGTAAAGTCTGCAAAAACCTCTACTTCGCAGGCGAAGTGCTCGACATTGATGCGATCACAGGGGGATACAATTTTCAGGCTGCCTGGACCACCGGATTTATCGCTGGCAAATTGGGGTAG